The Hydra vulgaris chromosome 11, alternate assembly HydraT2T_AEP genome contains a region encoding:
- the LOC136087593 gene encoding repetitive organellar protein-like isoform X2: MDCCDEDEKEDSDSSSGLTTITTTMLTPRSETSQDDIQKIGDVFEEDSESRNINEGNKFSTKFDVLILELKRLVEVFTDERKLVNGISSLIKLCNELSFEFEQRRKNDADRYKKNLKEMSLKLLTLESNNKNYIIQIDSLIKENENIQNTNETLNKYIHEAEISQIREIGSLKAKMSLMRIEKEIEYENEMENSIVTSKMKIKKKSFPTFFRKKQPKKIDIINLPEHLIEKNEEKLKLEMENMSIEIESLKKSCDDFQKREDLLESELLSKDIEISKKQKRIKELNEKCLQNKNFNIDCQQLIKAAELKINRTKCVVKTIEEELKERSCDVSNMCMKVAQLQFCIDTVNEENKKLLSKLNKITFELCNEKIKSNLLFDNLLVFSKIVPNTTAFPPNVSCNSTIQVLEEFLKEQIETSRRYISDLIQHNESHNKTRFVETDSQTEVTIRRHTFENDSKVSDISISNSPKETINSRQKRNLKDDRTPSFINNEFITSSNANLYAQEKEIKTQEKIFFDKHKLSSSNLREEYIYQYKKAIHADGKNNSNNIKIKKQEVLRRQKEHTVVLKENFDTPDAHIFNCESKSHNSIAYHEPSRDLKLNQNIVRNCDIIADKSLLTPASKPLRNEVSPDIVNANDLSDFDDSLSIEKNRDLFMQHYKEGTTSIKKILVKKSDFEKCVQLLRSGRKKAV, encoded by the exons ATGGATTGCTGCGACGAGGATGAGAAGGAAGATAGTGATAGTAGCTCTGGTTTAACAACTATTACAACAACCATGTTAACACCTAGAAGTGAAACATCTCAAGATGACATACAAAAAATTGGCGATGTTTTTGAAGAAGATTCTGAAAGCAGAAACATAAATGAAGGAAATAAATTTTCTACtaaatttgatgttttaataCTCGAATTAAAACGGCTTGTTGAAGTGTTTACAGACGAAAGAAAATTAGTTAACGGAATTTCATCATTAATTAAATTGTGCAATGAACTGTCGTTTGAGTTTGagcaaagaagaaaaaacgatgCTGATAggtataagaaaaatttaaaagagatgagtttaaaattacttacattggagtcaaataataaaaactacataATTCAAATTGATagcttaataaaagaaaatgaaaacattCAGAACACTaatgaaactttaaacaaatacaTTCATGAAGCAGAAATCTCACAGATACGAGAAATTGGTTcattaaaagcaaaaatgaGTTTAATGAGGATTGAAAAAGAAATCGAATACGAAAATGAAATGGAAAACAGTATAGTTACTTCTAAAATGAAAATCAAGAAAAAGAGTTTTCCTACGttttttcggaaaaaacaaccaaaaaagaTTGATATTATAAATTTGCCAGaacatttaattgaaaaaaatgaggaAAAACTAAAACTGGAAATGGAAAATATGTCAATAGAAATTGAGAGCCTCAAAAAGTCTTGCGATGACTTTCAAAAGAGAGAAGATCTTTTAGAATCCGAATTACTATCAAAAGATATTGAAAtcagtaaaaaacaaaagcgTATAAAAGAACTTAacgaaaaatgtttacaaaataaaaattttaatatcgaTTGTCAGCAGCTAATTAAAGCTGCTGAATTAAAGATAAATCGGACAAAATGTGTCGTTAAAACCATtgaagaagaattaaaagaaaGAAGTTGCGATGTTAGTAACATGTGTATGAAAGTGGCGCAACTTCAGTTTTGCATCGATACTGTTAacgaagaaaataaaaaacttttgagtAAACTCAACAAAATAACTTTCGAACTTTGCAACGAAAAAATAAAGTCGAACTTATTATTCGATAATTTGTTagtcttttcaaaaatagtGCCAAATACTACGGCTTTCCCACCAAATGTTAGTTGTAACAGCACCATCCAAGTTCTAGAGGAATTCTTGAAAGAGCAAATTGAAACATCTAGAAGATATATAAGCGATTTAATCCAACATAATGAATCACACAACAAAACAAGGTTTGTGGAAACCGATAGTCAAACTGAAGTAACAATCAGACGTCATACCTTTGAAAATGACTCAAAAGTATCCGATATTTCTATTTCCAATTCTCCAAAAGAAACGATTAATTCaagacaaaaaagaaatttaaaagatgaCAGAACTCCGTCTTTTATTAACAACGAATTCATAACAAGTTCTAATGCAAACTTATATGctcaagaaaaagaaataaaaacacaagaaaaaatattttttgacaaacaTAAATTATCTAGCTCTAATTTAAGAGAAGAGTATATTTACCAGTATAAAAAGGCCATCCATGCTGATGGTAAAAACAACTCAAATaacattaagattaaaaaacaagaagtaCTGCGTCGCCAAAAA GAACATACTGTAgtgttaaaagaaaactttgatacACCTGATGCTCATATTTTTAATTGCGAATCAAAAAGCCACAATAGCATAGCATATCATGAGCCATCCAGGGATCTGAAGTTGAATCAAAACATTGTCAGAAATTGTGACATTATAGCAGATAAAAGCTTGTTAACACCTGCGTCAAAACCGTTGAGAAATGAAGTTTCGCCTGATATTGTTAATGCTAATGACCTATCTGACTTTGATGATTCTTTGAGCATTGAAAAGAATAGAGATTTGTTTATGCAACACTATAAAGAAGGTACcacatcaattaaaaaaatattagttaagaAGTCAGATTTTGAGAAATGTGTACAACTATTAAGAAGTGGTCGCAAAAAAGCCGTTTAA
- the LOC105843261 gene encoding collagen alpha-1(VIII) chain translates to MKKVVLFWFMLPILNVNLSVLGKIWIRDLDCNACLFQCDPNCPSYCCQPNPPPIVSYYYPLPPQGAPGIQGLPGPQGPEGPPGPPGPQGPPGIIGLPGYPGAPVGPPGINGYPGAPGVPGPVGPRGEIGPAGIPGARGYPGKPAPPTDTSHSCPQECEILCTYNCHPACCSVYRSTDYVYT, encoded by the exons atgaaGAAAGTGGTACTTTTCTGGTTTATGTTGCCAATCTTAAATGTAAACTTGTCTG taTTAGGAAAAATCTGGATACGCGATTTAGATTGCAACGCTTGTTTATTTCAATGTGATCCGAATTGCCCATCTTATTGTTGTCAGCCGAACCCACCACCAATAGTAAGTTATTATTATCCACTGCCCCCACAAGGAGCACCAGGAATTCAGGGATTACCTGGACCTCAAGGACCTGAGGGACCGCCAGGACCTCCTGGGCCTCAAGGTCCTCCAGGAATTATAGGTTTACCAGGTTATCCTGGAGCACCTGTTGGACCACCTGGAATAAATGGCTACCCAGGGGCACCTGGAGTGCCTGGACCGGTTGGACCACGCGGAGAAATAGGCCCTGCTGGAATACCGGGCGCACGAGGATATCCAGGAAAACCGGCCCCACCAACTGATACTTCACATTCATGTCCGCAAGAATGTGAAATTTTATGCACATATAACTGTCACCCGGCGTGCTGTTCGGTTTATCGTTCAACAGACTACGTTTACACTTAA
- the LOC136087593 gene encoding repetitive organellar protein-like isoform X3, with the protein MDCCDEDEKEDSDSSSGLTTITTTMLTPRSETSQDDIQKIGDVFEEDSESRNINEGNKFSTKFDVLILELKRLVEVFTDERKLVNGISSLIKLCNELSFEFEQRRKNDADRYKKNLKEMSLKLLTLESNNKNYIIQIDSLIKENENIQNTNETLNKYIHEAEISQIREIGSLKAKMSLMRIEKEIEYENEMENSIVTSKMKIKKKSFPTFFRKKQPKKIDIINLPEHLIEKNEEKLKLEMENMSIEIESLKKSCDDFQKREDLLESELLSKDIEISKKQKRIKELNEKCLQNKNFNIDCQQLIKAAELKINRTKCVVKTIEEELKERSCDVSNMCMKVAQLQFCIDTVNEENKKLLSKLNKITFELCNEKIKSNLLFDNLLVFSKIVPNTTAFPPNVSCNSTIQVLEEFLKEQIETSRRYISDLIQHNESHNKTRFVETDSQTEVTIRRHTFENDSKVSDISISNSPKETINSRQKRNLKDDRTPSFINNEFITSSNANLYAQEKEIKTQEKIFFDKHKLSSSNLREEYIYQYKKAIHADGKNNSNNIKIKKQEVLRRQKVGSILHTFIHTHRFLWNIL; encoded by the exons ATGGATTGCTGCGACGAGGATGAGAAGGAAGATAGTGATAGTAGCTCTGGTTTAACAACTATTACAACAACCATGTTAACACCTAGAAGTGAAACATCTCAAGATGACATACAAAAAATTGGCGATGTTTTTGAAGAAGATTCTGAAAGCAGAAACATAAATGAAGGAAATAAATTTTCTACtaaatttgatgttttaataCTCGAATTAAAACGGCTTGTTGAAGTGTTTACAGACGAAAGAAAATTAGTTAACGGAATTTCATCATTAATTAAATTGTGCAATGAACTGTCGTTTGAGTTTGagcaaagaagaaaaaacgatgCTGATAggtataagaaaaatttaaaagagatgagtttaaaattacttacattggagtcaaataataaaaactacataATTCAAATTGATagcttaataaaagaaaatgaaaacattCAGAACACTaatgaaactttaaacaaatacaTTCATGAAGCAGAAATCTCACAGATACGAGAAATTGGTTcattaaaagcaaaaatgaGTTTAATGAGGATTGAAAAAGAAATCGAATACGAAAATGAAATGGAAAACAGTATAGTTACTTCTAAAATGAAAATCAAGAAAAAGAGTTTTCCTACGttttttcggaaaaaacaaccaaaaaagaTTGATATTATAAATTTGCCAGaacatttaattgaaaaaaatgaggaAAAACTAAAACTGGAAATGGAAAATATGTCAATAGAAATTGAGAGCCTCAAAAAGTCTTGCGATGACTTTCAAAAGAGAGAAGATCTTTTAGAATCCGAATTACTATCAAAAGATATTGAAAtcagtaaaaaacaaaagcgTATAAAAGAACTTAacgaaaaatgtttacaaaataaaaattttaatatcgaTTGTCAGCAGCTAATTAAAGCTGCTGAATTAAAGATAAATCGGACAAAATGTGTCGTTAAAACCATtgaagaagaattaaaagaaaGAAGTTGCGATGTTAGTAACATGTGTATGAAAGTGGCGCAACTTCAGTTTTGCATCGATACTGTTAacgaagaaaataaaaaacttttgagtAAACTCAACAAAATAACTTTCGAACTTTGCAACGAAAAAATAAAGTCGAACTTATTATTCGATAATTTGTTagtcttttcaaaaatagtGCCAAATACTACGGCTTTCCCACCAAATGTTAGTTGTAACAGCACCATCCAAGTTCTAGAGGAATTCTTGAAAGAGCAAATTGAAACATCTAGAAGATATATAAGCGATTTAATCCAACATAATGAATCACACAACAAAACAAGGTTTGTGGAAACCGATAGTCAAACTGAAGTAACAATCAGACGTCATACCTTTGAAAATGACTCAAAAGTATCCGATATTTCTATTTCCAATTCTCCAAAAGAAACGATTAATTCaagacaaaaaagaaatttaaaagatgaCAGAACTCCGTCTTTTATTAACAACGAATTCATAACAAGTTCTAATGCAAACTTATATGctcaagaaaaagaaataaaaacacaagaaaaaatattttttgacaaacaTAAATTATCTAGCTCTAATTTAAGAGAAGAGTATATTTACCAGTATAAAAAGGCCATCCATGCTGATGGTAAAAACAACTCAAATaacattaagattaaaaaacaagaagtaCTGCGTCGCCAAAAAGTAGGATCAATtttacatacattcatacacacacacagatttttatg GAACATACTGTAg